A region of Polyangiaceae bacterium DNA encodes the following proteins:
- a CDS encoding NAD(P)/FAD-dependent oxidoreductase, which produces MSGAEHDVIIIGGGHHGLTCAAYLARAGVDVCVLEGRHEWGGAVYTAEVTAPGFCHNIHANFMEFLHIMPFFEDFDLPSLGARTIYPEVQAGIAFRDGRPPVLIYKNDMVEETAKSFAAYSKRDAETWRELKTKANMFELVMAAALYTPPAKWNPSENLPNPLLAASSSFSMFGLDEEMAFKTVRDCIDEYFEADEVRALLYRVAIEFAAPSLEWPGSGYFFLFACLFMPGCWRMMVGGTHRLNGAMVTACIKEGVTMRESSRVRRILLDGGRASGVELVDGKRLFARKAVVSAVGLKDTFLDMVGEENLTPYTRRRVKHFKEGPDQVLGSVAMALHEPPRYKSARWDPGIDRAWYQVVGYDSAKDVLDYCRAGHCDRVPELPAAGVWVNSLWDATQAPPGKHNLTGWYFFPKASALSEAEWESVRAGYNAEFLRLYAEFAPNMTRDNVIADYLHTPLDQERGMRMREGDFGHGAMSLDQLMGLRPFAGAAHHGTEIPGLYLAGSCMHPGGGVTAACGYNAFKVLCQDLDLPPVWQKPTRFY; this is translated from the coding sequence ATGAGCGGAGCCGAGCACGACGTGATCATCATCGGCGGGGGGCACCACGGCCTGACCTGCGCGGCCTACCTGGCCCGGGCCGGCGTGGACGTGTGCGTGCTCGAAGGGCGGCACGAGTGGGGCGGAGCCGTCTACACGGCGGAGGTCACCGCTCCGGGCTTCTGCCACAACATCCACGCGAACTTCATGGAGTTCCTGCACATCATGCCGTTCTTCGAGGACTTCGATCTGCCGAGCCTCGGCGCGCGCACGATCTACCCCGAGGTTCAGGCAGGCATCGCGTTTCGGGACGGCCGCCCTCCGGTGCTGATCTACAAGAACGACATGGTCGAGGAGACGGCGAAGAGCTTCGCCGCCTACTCGAAGCGCGACGCCGAGACCTGGCGCGAGCTCAAGACCAAGGCGAACATGTTCGAGCTCGTGATGGCGGCGGCTCTCTACACGCCGCCGGCCAAATGGAACCCGAGCGAGAACCTGCCGAACCCGCTCCTGGCGGCCTCGAGCTCCTTCAGCATGTTCGGGCTCGACGAGGAGATGGCCTTCAAGACGGTGCGCGACTGCATCGACGAGTACTTCGAGGCCGACGAGGTGCGCGCGCTCCTCTACCGCGTGGCCATCGAGTTCGCGGCGCCGAGCCTGGAGTGGCCGGGGTCGGGGTACTTCTTCCTGTTCGCGTGCCTGTTCATGCCCGGCTGCTGGCGCATGATGGTCGGCGGCACGCACCGCCTGAACGGCGCCATGGTCACCGCCTGCATCAAGGAGGGCGTGACGATGCGCGAGTCGAGCCGCGTCCGGCGCATCTTGCTCGACGGCGGCCGGGCCTCGGGCGTGGAGCTCGTGGACGGCAAGCGCCTGTTCGCACGCAAGGCCGTGGTCAGCGCCGTGGGGCTCAAGGACACGTTCCTGGACATGGTCGGTGAGGAGAACCTGACGCCCTACACGCGCCGGCGCGTGAAGCACTTCAAGGAGGGGCCGGACCAGGTGCTCGGCTCGGTGGCGATGGCCCTGCACGAGCCGCCCCGCTACAAGAGCGCGCGCTGGGACCCCGGGATCGATCGCGCCTGGTATCAGGTCGTCGGCTACGACAGCGCCAAGGACGTCCTGGACTACTGCCGCGCCGGACACTGCGACCGGGTGCCGGAGCTGCCGGCCGCCGGCGTTTGGGTCAACTCGCTCTGGGACGCGACGCAGGCGCCACCCGGCAAACACAACTTGACCGGCTGGTACTTCTTTCCCAAGGCCAGCGCGCTCAGCGAGGCGGAGTGGGAGTCGGTGCGCGCCGGCTACAACGCGGAGTTCTTGCGCCTGTACGCCGAGTTCGCGCCGAACATGACCCGCGACAACGTGATCGCCGACTACCTGCACACGCCCCTCGACCAGGAGCGGGGCATGCGCATGCGCGAGGGGGATTTCGGTCACGGCGCCATGAGCCTGGACCAGTTGATGGGGCTCCGGCCGTTCGCGGGAGCAGCGCACCACGGCACCGAGATCCCCGGCCTGTACCTGGCGGGCAGCTGCATGCACCCCGGCGGCGGCGTCACCGCCGCCTGCGGCTACAACGCCTTCAAGGTGCTGTGTCAGGACCTCGACTTGCCACCGGTGTGGCAGAAGCCCACGCGGTTCTACTGA
- a CDS encoding SCP2 sterol-binding domain-containing protein: protein MSTIYSDAWYEDMKLLINGSTEFRRLAPTERMVMTLEVIGDDTSPYVPSGSAVHYLVVLDHGEVTEYRRLAEKHDGKGLGFRFTAPATVWETIAAGQIDPITSGLRGQIKIRGDMRFLMQNADAVKILVDLYGRQVTTEWPLGKPPYAGAR from the coding sequence ATGTCCACCATCTACTCGGACGCCTGGTACGAAGACATGAAGCTCCTGATCAACGGCTCGACCGAGTTCAGGCGGCTCGCTCCGACCGAGCGCATGGTCATGACGCTCGAGGTGATCGGCGACGACACCAGCCCTTACGTTCCGAGCGGCAGCGCCGTTCACTACCTGGTGGTCTTGGACCACGGCGAGGTCACCGAGTACCGGCGTCTGGCCGAGAAGCACGACGGCAAGGGCCTCGGCTTCCGCTTCACCGCGCCGGCCACGGTGTGGGAGACCATCGCCGCCGGGCAGATCGACCCCATCACCAGCGGCTTGCGCGGCCAGATCAAGATCCGCGGCGACATGCGCTTCCTGATGCAGAACGCCGACGCGGTGAAGATCCTGGTCGATCTCTACGGCCGGCAGGTCACGACCGAGTGGCCACTCGGCAAACCGCCCTACGCTGGCGCGCGCTGA
- a CDS encoding alpha-galactosidase, translating into MTSVRRISLSLGLLALGCGSDEDAGAGAKVCAGKLELDVAGVVLSDDCKSRFTLGPRVKSAGAWQGPSGDCALEGGALTCPMGALGSARVTLDGSVVKLGFTASAAGVFQGLELGGTGELPGANAWLSNGFQSWSQSGVIALGPSPADAELEQALGARGDGEVAREGSELSWTFTFAGGGDSSLFAGALAEKRFRAWAALHQAGDGLHLRLVSGASGEAVPLGANESLEAEPWQLELGSDLTGAATRWADAIPSRARSTPRPASAGWNSWYELWDDVDETAVRDNAPLARDVLTPHLPSGTPLRIVVDDGWQKAWGDWEPNAKFPSGLSGLAKDLKAQGFQTGVWLAPLLVDEDSATATAHPEWMVGGASFKHSKNGNMRVLDVTHPEAAKHLGQVITQIVGWGYDLLKIDFLFAGTFEGQRAEPVQPMEAYARALQIIRDAAGEDTLLLAVGSPGLASLPFVDGWRVGGDIAFQVSDVAWAFLPSQARSVAARWPLCRATACDADPVMLRKLEPHEVDAGGYIAAFAGGALFLSDDLRALPVERRALGLDAERAAWALSKRPAVPQDPFPETPPETLANVIVDLISKQTSHVVPSVWKSEDGTEILLNVSDEARSIRGVEVGAHSARVR; encoded by the coding sequence ATGACGAGCGTCCGCCGCATCTCGCTGTCCCTCGGTCTCTTGGCGCTCGGTTGCGGTAGCGACGAAGACGCCGGCGCGGGAGCAAAGGTCTGCGCCGGCAAGCTCGAGCTCGACGTCGCCGGGGTCGTGCTCAGCGACGACTGCAAGAGCCGATTCACCCTCGGGCCGCGAGTGAAGAGCGCGGGCGCCTGGCAAGGGCCGAGCGGCGACTGCGCGCTCGAGGGCGGCGCGCTGACCTGCCCGATGGGCGCGCTCGGGAGCGCGCGCGTCACGCTCGACGGCTCGGTCGTGAAGCTCGGATTCACGGCCAGCGCGGCCGGCGTCTTCCAGGGCCTCGAGCTCGGCGGCACCGGCGAGCTGCCGGGCGCCAATGCCTGGCTCTCCAACGGCTTCCAGTCCTGGTCGCAGAGCGGCGTGATCGCGCTCGGTCCGTCCCCCGCCGACGCGGAGCTCGAACAGGCGCTCGGCGCCCGCGGAGACGGCGAAGTGGCGCGGGAGGGCTCGGAGCTCTCGTGGACGTTCACCTTCGCCGGCGGTGGGGACTCGAGCCTGTTCGCAGGCGCGCTCGCCGAGAAGCGCTTTCGTGCCTGGGCGGCGCTGCACCAGGCCGGCGACGGCTTGCACCTCAGGTTGGTCAGCGGCGCCTCCGGCGAGGCGGTCCCGCTCGGGGCGAACGAGAGCCTCGAGGCCGAGCCCTGGCAGCTCGAGCTCGGCAGCGACCTGACCGGCGCGGCGACGCGCTGGGCGGACGCGATCCCGTCCCGCGCTCGGAGCACGCCGCGCCCGGCGTCGGCGGGCTGGAACTCCTGGTACGAGCTCTGGGACGACGTCGACGAGACGGCAGTGCGGGACAATGCCCCGCTCGCGCGCGACGTCTTGACCCCGCATCTGCCCTCCGGGACGCCGCTGCGCATCGTGGTGGACGACGGTTGGCAGAAGGCCTGGGGTGACTGGGAGCCGAACGCGAAGTTCCCCTCGGGTCTGTCCGGGCTGGCGAAGGACCTGAAGGCGCAGGGCTTCCAGACCGGGGTCTGGCTCGCTCCGCTGCTCGTGGACGAGGACAGCGCGACGGCGACGGCGCACCCGGAGTGGATGGTGGGCGGCGCCAGCTTCAAGCACAGCAAGAACGGCAACATGCGCGTGCTCGACGTCACGCATCCGGAGGCCGCGAAACATCTGGGGCAGGTGATCACGCAGATCGTCGGCTGGGGCTACGATCTCCTGAAGATCGACTTCTTGTTCGCCGGCACCTTCGAGGGCCAGCGCGCCGAGCCGGTGCAGCCGATGGAAGCGTACGCGCGCGCGCTCCAGATCATCCGTGACGCGGCCGGTGAGGACACCCTGCTCCTCGCCGTAGGGTCGCCGGGCCTCGCCAGCCTGCCCTTCGTGGACGGCTGGCGGGTGGGTGGCGACATCGCCTTCCAGGTCTCCGACGTGGCCTGGGCGTTCCTGCCCAGCCAGGCCCGCAGCGTCGCCGCGCGCTGGCCGCTGTGTCGCGCCACGGCCTGCGATGCCGACCCCGTCATGCTGCGCAAGCTCGAGCCTCACGAGGTGGACGCCGGCGGCTACATCGCCGCGTTCGCCGGCGGGGCGTTGTTCCTCTCGGACGACCTCCGAGCGCTACCGGTCGAGCGTCGGGCTCTCGGCCTGGACGCAGAGCGCGCCGCCTGGGCGCTGTCGAAGCGGCCGGCGGTCCCGCAGGATCCGTTCCCCGAGACGCCGCCGGAGACGCTCGCCAACGTGATCGTGGACCTGATCTCGAAGCAGACCTCCCACGTGGTGCCCAGCGTCTGGAAGAGCGAGGACGGCACGGAGATCTTGCTCAACGTCTCGGACGAGGCCCGGAGCATCCGCGGCGTCGAGGTCGGCGCGCACTCTGCACGGGTGCGCTAG
- a CDS encoding MAPEG family protein has protein sequence MLGSPAMQLYALFSTVVAIHLLVLASWTGTVRFMRKAYVNPEDAKLNKGEQVEQDHPDVMRVKRAHQNAIENAIPFFAVGFLYAAVAPSKNAALIYFATFTGARVLHSLFYLWGRQPFRSMMFAVGALATLGMAVHVIRTAI, from the coding sequence ATGCTGGGTTCTCCTGCGATGCAGCTGTACGCGCTCTTCTCGACGGTGGTGGCGATTCACCTGCTCGTGCTCGCGTCCTGGACAGGCACGGTCCGCTTCATGCGCAAGGCCTACGTGAATCCAGAGGACGCGAAGCTCAACAAGGGCGAGCAGGTCGAGCAGGACCATCCGGACGTCATGCGTGTGAAGCGCGCACACCAGAACGCGATCGAAAACGCCATCCCGTTCTTCGCCGTCGGGTTCCTGTACGCGGCGGTCGCACCCAGCAAGAACGCGGCGTTGATCTACTTCGCTACCTTCACCGGAGCGCGCGTGTTGCACTCGCTGTTCTACCTGTGGGGCCGCCAGCCCTTCCGCTCGATGATGTTCGCGGTCGGCGCCCTCGCCACCCTGGGCATGGCCGTACACGTGATCCGTACGGCGATTTGA
- a CDS encoding DsbA family protein produces the protein MTAHVEFGYWSDPLCIWAFVAQEKLERVLAEFGEHLTVDYRVIPVFGSVPSRFASGPWRADGVAGRVAATRRIAADHGRGEVSGRCWERDCPASSWSAGAAIRSVFAVERAGLAEPGSGALFQLRLRERFFVQEQNVSRRSVQLDLLEELRIARAPVEELLDDGRALALVWDDFSEKERLKLQGSPTFVFDGGRAMLYGNFSFGVLKSTVEELIRGAGAGGSACS, from the coding sequence ATGACCGCGCACGTCGAGTTCGGCTACTGGTCGGACCCCCTGTGCATCTGGGCCTTCGTCGCGCAGGAGAAGCTCGAGCGTGTGCTGGCGGAGTTCGGCGAGCACCTGACGGTGGACTACCGCGTGATCCCGGTGTTCGGCAGCGTTCCCTCGCGCTTCGCCAGCGGGCCTTGGCGGGCGGACGGCGTCGCAGGGCGGGTGGCCGCGACCCGGCGCATCGCCGCCGATCACGGGCGCGGCGAGGTGAGCGGTCGCTGCTGGGAGCGAGACTGCCCGGCGTCGTCGTGGTCGGCGGGCGCAGCCATCCGGTCGGTCTTCGCCGTCGAGCGCGCGGGGCTCGCCGAGCCGGGCAGCGGCGCGCTCTTCCAGCTGCGCTTGCGCGAGCGCTTCTTCGTCCAGGAACAGAACGTCTCGCGCCGCTCCGTGCAGCTCGACCTGCTCGAAGAGCTGCGCATCGCCCGAGCCCCGGTGGAAGAGCTCCTCGACGACGGACGGGCGCTCGCGCTGGTCTGGGACGACTTCAGCGAGAAGGAGCGGCTCAAGCTCCAGGGCTCACCCACCTTCGTGTTCGATGGCGGGCGCGCGATGCTGTACGGGAACTTCTCCTTCGGGGTGCTGAAAAGCACCGTGGAAGAGCTGATACGAGGGGCGGGAGCTGGAGGCTCCGCCTGTTCATGA
- a CDS encoding NAD(P)/FAD-dependent oxidoreductase: MGMFDQGFDAIIIGAGHNGMALGAYLAKSGWSVGVLERRSEEGGGLCTEEVTEPNFLHNLHSNYHSLVGICPVYDDLELTDNGVEYAHPDVQMGSIFADGTALTIHTDMAKTAASFARFSRKDADTWLRLWNEVSGYMDLMVRTLMYAPPIALNDITRALASWGVEDKSEFLSARLRSMTVAEFLDKHFENERIKAMLAFHAAICAYQPHVKGLAVSYPVLLGKIANWHVCKGGSHRLAHALLRVIVKAGGRVFPQVPVHKIVVEDGRAIGVETPDGFVRAHKLVASSIDVNQTFESLLDAEWVPERTRKDVAEVKYQDATLFNVHAALNGTPRYKAASFDPDIDRAWILNIGFETLADFEEEFSRVRAGRLPERPRLNVAVNSLYDPTDAPEGKATGLLRVFAPFSLEDGGPEAWSRVGPGYGAACLKRWREAMIEEDARALVRRFATESPLQISQKMLNYRFGDWMVGRIHPKSLLEHRPTDELAQYRTPIAGLYMCGASQHPHGYITFAPGYNALGVIAEDMGIEKWWDRV, encoded by the coding sequence ATGGGGATGTTCGACCAAGGCTTCGACGCGATCATCATCGGTGCCGGGCACAACGGAATGGCGCTGGGCGCGTACCTGGCCAAGTCCGGCTGGTCCGTGGGCGTGCTCGAGCGTCGCAGCGAGGAGGGCGGGGGCCTGTGCACCGAAGAGGTGACCGAGCCCAACTTCCTGCACAACCTCCACTCGAACTACCACTCGCTGGTGGGCATCTGTCCCGTCTACGACGACCTCGAGCTCACGGACAACGGCGTCGAATACGCGCACCCCGACGTGCAGATGGGCAGCATCTTCGCCGACGGCACCGCGCTCACCATCCACACCGACATGGCAAAGACGGCCGCGAGCTTCGCGCGCTTCTCACGGAAGGACGCCGACACCTGGCTTCGCCTGTGGAACGAGGTGAGCGGTTACATGGACCTGATGGTGCGCACGCTGATGTACGCACCGCCCATCGCCTTGAACGACATCACCCGTGCTCTTGCCTCATGGGGGGTGGAGGACAAGAGCGAGTTCCTGAGCGCGCGCCTGCGCTCGATGACGGTGGCGGAGTTTCTGGACAAACACTTCGAGAACGAGCGCATCAAGGCGATGCTGGCGTTTCACGCGGCGATCTGCGCCTACCAGCCCCACGTGAAGGGGCTCGCCGTGAGCTACCCGGTGCTGCTCGGCAAGATCGCCAACTGGCACGTGTGCAAGGGCGGCAGTCATCGACTGGCCCACGCGCTCCTCAGGGTGATCGTCAAGGCCGGCGGGCGCGTGTTCCCGCAGGTCCCGGTGCACAAGATCGTGGTCGAGGACGGCCGCGCCATCGGCGTCGAGACGCCCGACGGCTTCGTGCGGGCACACAAGCTGGTGGCCTCCAGCATCGACGTGAACCAGACCTTCGAGAGCCTGCTCGACGCCGAATGGGTGCCGGAGCGCACGCGGAAGGACGTCGCCGAGGTGAAGTACCAGGACGCGACGCTCTTCAACGTGCACGCGGCTCTGAACGGCACGCCCAGGTACAAGGCGGCCAGCTTCGATCCCGACATCGATCGCGCCTGGATCCTGAACATCGGCTTCGAGACGCTGGCCGACTTCGAAGAGGAGTTCTCCCGCGTGCGCGCCGGCCGCCTGCCCGAGCGGCCGCGGCTGAACGTCGCCGTCAACTCGCTCTACGATCCGACCGACGCTCCGGAGGGCAAGGCCACGGGACTCTTGCGGGTGTTCGCGCCGTTCTCGCTCGAAGACGGCGGACCCGAGGCCTGGAGCCGCGTCGGCCCGGGCTACGGAGCGGCCTGCCTCAAGCGCTGGCGCGAGGCGATGATCGAAGAAGACGCTCGTGCGCTCGTGCGCCGCTTCGCCACCGAGTCGCCGCTCCAGATCAGCCAGAAGATGCTCAACTACCGCTTCGGTGACTGGATGGTCGGGCGCATCCACCCGAAGAGCCTGCTGGAGCACCGCCCCACCGACGAGCTGGCGCAGTACCGGACTCCCATCGCCGGCCTCTACATGTGCGGCGCGTCTCAGCACCCGCACGGCTACATCACCTTCGCTCCTGGCTACAACGCGCTCGGCGTCATCGCCGAAGACATGGGGATCGAGAAGTGGTGGGACCGGGTGTGA